A genomic window from bacterium includes:
- the rlmN gene encoding 23S rRNA (adenine(2503)-C(2))-methyltransferase RlmN, with protein sequence MTSTKTSLLGLTRAELESFAVALGEPSYRGRQLYLWIYGRRARSFEEMTDLPEPLRRRLDAAASLDRLSLVRDTTAPDGARKLLLEMSDGLRIESVYLPDSPGNTVCISSQVGCALGCAFCATGKMGFYRNLTAGEIVDQVIEVERLTGARLTNVVLMGMGEPLHNYDNVVKALHLLSDPKGIAISRSRITVSTVGITPMIERWCSDDPPAKLAISLHATTDERRASIMPVARAYPLDDLMKSLRRLAHVTRYHVTFEYIMIAGLNDRREDATNLKTLLRNIPVKVNLIRLHPTGSDLQPSSDNAIARFLDWLRQEGIRCTLRESRGVENSAACGMLFAQEPIRPSSTQRRTLDTDD encoded by the coding sequence ATGACTTCGACGAAAACATCCTTACTGGGTTTAACTCGCGCCGAACTGGAAAGTTTCGCTGTGGCGCTGGGCGAGCCGTCCTACCGGGGTCGGCAGCTCTATCTCTGGATCTACGGGAGGCGGGCAAGGTCATTTGAGGAAATGACCGATCTGCCCGAGCCGTTGCGCCGGAGACTTGATGCCGCCGCCTCACTGGACCGCCTCTCACTAGTGCGGGATACTACCGCTCCCGACGGCGCGAGGAAATTGCTTCTCGAAATGAGCGACGGGCTGCGGATCGAGTCGGTGTATCTGCCCGACAGCCCCGGCAACACGGTTTGCATATCCAGCCAGGTCGGTTGTGCGCTAGGTTGCGCTTTTTGCGCGACGGGCAAGATGGGATTCTATCGCAATCTCACGGCGGGCGAAATCGTGGATCAGGTCATCGAGGTGGAACGACTGACCGGCGCGCGACTCACCAACGTGGTGCTCATGGGAATGGGCGAACCCTTGCACAACTACGACAACGTCGTGAAAGCGCTTCACCTGTTGTCGGATCCCAAAGGGATCGCCATCTCCCGCTCGCGGATCACGGTCTCAACCGTTGGAATCACTCCGATGATCGAGAGGTGGTGCAGCGATGATCCGCCCGCCAAGCTCGCCATTTCTCTTCATGCCACCACCGACGAACGACGCGCGAGCATCATGCCGGTCGCGAGAGCCTATCCGCTGGACGATCTGATGAAGTCGCTACGGCGGCTCGCTCACGTCACTCGCTATCACGTGACATTCGAGTATATCATGATCGCGGGTCTCAACGACCGACGCGAAGACGCTACGAACCTGAAAACACTGCTGCGCAATATTCCCGTCAAAGTGAATCTAATTCGACTGCATCCGACGGGGAGCGACTTGCAGCCCTCTTCCGATAATGCGATTGCCCGGTTCCTGGATTGGCTCAGGCAGGAAGGGATTCGCTGCACGCTGCGAGAAAGTCGCGGCGTCGAGAACAGCGCGGCCTGCGGAATGCTCTTCGCTCAGGAACCGATTCGCCCCTCAAGCACTCAAAGAAGAACGCTTGATACGGACGATTAG